One stretch of Malus domestica chromosome 14, GDT2T_hap1 DNA includes these proteins:
- the LOC103424233 gene encoding PAN domain-containing protein At5g03700 yields the protein MSCGCPFVSLPWLLLFCSHHSLSPSPSLSLIFISTMETFTKSVTRLSSAQLLLITLTVLLYVTSPPYVAAAQAELPRGFKAAPDPSIQTFQPLLTDPTGNFSLGFLRVNKTQLALALLHVPSSDPFWLANPTQLARWSDRTTLLFNGSLVLLDSQSRVFWSTHTETGDRVAILDTSNVQIQTPQDNVLWQSFDVPTNTLVENQNFTSTMKLVSSNGLYSMQLGNDFMGLYAKFKPGSNADQMYWKHKAMEVKAQVVEGKGPIYARVEPDGFIGMYQTGNPAPVDIQPFMTYPRLINGLRKVRLEPDGNLKAYYWGGSNWALDFQAIDTTCELPSPCGSFGLCEAGNSSCSCLDNQTEFRSGECFPVQSGDFCGSGWGEINSFWVLRRSGVELPYKELMGYKTMSSYGECERTCESNCSCWGAVYNNGSGFCYLIDYPIQSLVGVGDESKMGYFKVREGAGRKKINVGVGVGIGVVCVALLIFIGVVGVWRFRAWRRKRGGAGKRFMGQDGGVSPGPYKDLGSASFKSIEIVGQNS from the coding sequence ATGAGCTGCGGCTGCCCTTTTGTTTCCCTCCCATGGCTGCTTTTGTTCTGTAgtcatcactctctctctccctctccctctctctctctgatattCATTTCCACTATGGAAACGTTTACCAAATCAGTGACTCGTCTGAGCTCAGCTCAGCTTCTTCTAATAACACTCACTGTATTACTCTACGTCACATCGCCACCTTACGTCGCCGCCGCCCAAGCGGAGCTTCCCAGAGGCTTCAAAGCCGCTCCGGACCCTTCAATCCAAACCTTCCAACCTCTGCTCACGGACCCAACCGGCAACTTCTCACTGGGTTTCCTCCGAGTCAACAAAACCCAACTAGCTCTGGCTCTCCTCCACGTGCCTTCCTCCGACCCGTTTTGGCTCGCCAACCCGACCCAACTCGCCCGCTGGTCCGACCGCACCACCCTCCTCTTCAACGGCAGCCTCGTCCTCTTAGATTCCCAGTCGAGAGTATTCTGGTCAACTCACACCGAAACCGGCGATCGGGTTGCAATCCTCGACACCTCCAACGTCCAAATCCAAACACCTCAGGACAACGTTCTATGGCAGAGTTTTGACGTTCCCACAAATACCCTCGTCGAGAACCAGAATTTCACATCGACCATGAAGCTTGTCTCATCCAACGGCCTATATTCGATGCAATTGGGCAACGATTTCATGGGTCTGTACGCGAAGTTCAAACCAGGTTCAAACGCAGACCAAATGTACTGGAAACACAAAGCCATGGAAGTCAAGGCCCAAGTCGtcgaaggaaaaggacccatttACGCCCGAGTAGAGCCGGACGGGTTCATTGGAATGTACCAAACCGGGAACCCAGCTCCGGTCGACATCCAACCGTTCATGACCTATCCGAGGCTAATCAACGGCCTCCGTAAAGTCCGTTTGGAACCGGACGGAAACCTCAAGGCGTATTACTGGGGCGGTTCGAACTGGGCTTTGGATTTCCAGGCGATTGACACCACGTGCGAGCTTCCCAGTCCATGCGGTTCGTTCGGTTTGTGCGAGGCCGGGAACAGTTCGTGTTCGTGTTTGGATAACCAGACGGAGTTCCGGTCCGGCGAGTGTTTTCCGGTTCAGAGCGGCGACTTCTGCGGTTCCGGATGGGGGGAAATTAATAGCTTCTGGGTTTTAAGGAGGAGCGGCGTGGAGCTGCCGTACAAGGAGTTGATGGGGTATAAAACGATGTCGTCTTATGGGGAATGCGAACGAACCTGTGAAAGCAACTGTAGCTGTTGGGGCGCGGTGTACAACAACGGGTCCGGGTTTTGTTACTTGATTGATTACCCGATCCAGAGTTTGGTGGGCGTTGGGGATGAGAGTAAGATGGGTTATTTTAAGGTGCGGGAGGGTGCaggaaggaagaaaataaatgtgGGTGTGGGAGTTGGGATTGGGGTGGTTTGTGTGGCACTTTTGATATTTATTGGGGTGGTGGGGGTTTGGAGGTTTAGGGcttggaggaggaagagaggagGAGCAGGGAAGAGGTTCATGGGTCAAGATGGCGGTGTTTCCCCCGGCCCGTATAAGGATCTCGGGTCCGCAAGCTTTAAGTCCATTGAGATTGTCGGGCAAAATAGTTAA
- the LOC139191517 gene encoding uncharacterized protein: MTSIVGAKVNYELMAEKLSALLTDMGNDGKDLQVFASATNNAWIIDFGATEHMTCDSRQIQTLKPSTKTFVSVANSNVALIIGEGTVSLSDTLNLDTVLVVPTLDYNLFAHHCLVIFWPSFCVFKDIRTRKTIGYGIKKGKLYYLELAFNSTRILTQALVMEGSREERNKDSGVWLWLRHLGHASFSGDILERSGDHSQENNVVNDLELSGNILETSGDHLQENNVENLERDKRTPDNSLSAPPYNLVSPTISQSVSPPLSPNNHNQSSSISDAPQRRLPDRVNREALTEPRWQTVMNEELKSLKKNATWEITDLPAGKKHVGCKWVYTVKYKVDGMVDRFKARLVVKGQSNSDHTLFLKRQNGKLTALIVYVNDMVVIGNDPEERVALQSYLSTEFEMKDLGYLKYFPRI; encoded by the exons ATGACCTCGATTGTCGGAGCTAAGGTCAATTATGAACTTATGGCCGAGAAATTGTCTGCTTTGCTTACTGATATGGGTAACGATGGTAAAGATTTACAGGTTTTTGCATCTGCTACGAATAATGCATGGATAATTGATTTTGGTGCTACtgaacatatgacttgtgattcTAGACAGATACAGACCTTAAAACCGTCCACCAAAACTTTTGTAAGTGTTGCCAATAGTAATGTTGCCCTTATTATTGGGGAAGGCACTGTCTCCCTTTCTGATACCCTTAATCTTGATACTGTACTTGTTGTCCCTACCCTTGATTATAATTTGTTCGCCCATCATTGTCTTGTGATTTTTTGGCCTTCCTTTTGTGTCTTTAAAGACATTCGGACTCGCAAgacgattggttatggtattaAAAAGGGAAAGCTCTACTACTTAGAGTTGGCATTTAACAGTACCCGGATTTTGACTCAAGCTCTTGTTATGGAAGGGTCTCGTGAGGAGAGGAATAAAGATTCGGGGGTTTGGTTGTGGCTTCGCCACCTTGGACATGCTTCTTTCAG TGGTGATATCTTGGAGAgaagtggtgatcattcacaaGAAAATAATGTTGTGAATGACTTGGAGTTAAGTGGTAATATCTTGGAGACAAGTGGTGATCATTTGCAAGAAAACAATGTTGAAAACCTTGAAAGAGATAAGCGAACACCAGACAACTCACTATCAGCACCGCCATACAACTTAGTGTCGCCAACCATTTCACAATCAGTCTCACCACCCTTGAGCCCCAATAACCATAATCAATCATCTTCGATCTCGGATGCACCACAACGTCGTCTTCCTGATCGTGTTAATCGAG AGGCTTTAACTGAACCACGTTGGCAAACTGTAATGAATGAAGAAttgaagtctttgaagaagaatgctactTGGGAGATCACAGACTTGCCAGCTGGCAAGAAACATGTGGGATGTAAATGGGTCTACACTGTGAAGTACAAAGTTGATGGGATGGTGGACCGCTTCAAGGCAAGACTAGTAGTGAAAGG ACAAAGTAATTCTGATCATACTCTATTCTTGAAAAGACAAAATGGGAAGCTTACTGCACTAATTGTGTACGTAAATGATATGGTGGTGATAGGGAATGATCCGGAAGAGCGTGTGGCCTTGCAAAGTTACCTGTctacagaatttgagatgaaggacctTGGATACTTGAAATATTTTCCACGGATATAG